Below is a window of Nocardioides sp. S-1144 DNA.
CTGAGGAGCAGCCGGCGGCCGGGCGTCAGGCCCAGGCGTCGGCGAACAGCGCGCGGGTGTCGGTGAGCAGCTCGGGCAGCGTCTTGGTGCGCCCGATGATCGGCATGAAGTTCTGGTCGCCCGGCCACCGCGGGACGACGTGCTGGTGCAGGTGGGCCGCGATGCCCGCCCCGGCGACGTGGCCCTGGTTCATGCCGATGTTGAACCCGCCCGCGCCGGAGACCGCGCGGACCGTGCGCATCGCGGCGCGGGTCAGGTCGGCGATCTCGGCCGCCTCGGCGTCGGTGGTCTCGGTGTAGTCGGCGATGTGGCGGTAGGGGCAGACCATCAGGTGCCCGGGCGCGTACGGGTAGAGGTTGAGCACGGCGAAGGCGAGCTCGCCGCGGTGCACGACCAGCCCGGCGGCGTCGTCGAGACCGGGGATCCGGCAGAACGGGCAGGTGCCGGACGTCGCGTCGGAGGGCTTGTTCTCGCCGCGGATGTAGGCCAGCCGGTGCGGCGTCCAGAGCCGGTCGAGCTCGTCGGGCTCGCCGACGCCGTCCTGGTGCACCGGCGGTCCGGTCACGTCGCCGGTCACGGGGTGGCTCCCTCGGTGGCGAACAGCTCGCCGAT
It encodes the following:
- a CDS encoding HIT family protein, translated to MTGDVTGPPVHQDGVGEPDELDRLWTPHRLAYIRGENKPSDATSGTCPFCRIPGLDDAAGLVVHRGELAFAVLNLYPYAPGHLMVCPYRHIADYTETTDAEAAEIADLTRAAMRTVRAVSGAGGFNIGMNQGHVAGAGIAAHLHQHVVPRWPGDQNFMPIIGRTKTLPELLTDTRALFADAWA